GCAAGTTGACTTTAGGCATTTTGTACAATGCAGTTGTTGGAACAAGTGAAAATTAGTTGCATATGGATCACACAAGCAAGCCTCCAACACTGTTATTAATATTACAGTAGTTTTACTGTACTTATTTAACCTAACCAACTTATGTCCCCTGATGATGATATGATCTAATCAGAAAATTAGGTTCGACTGGGGTGAGGGGTTTAGACAGCAAAAACAAGGACTATAAGTACTTTCACAAGATACCAGAGACTGTTACCTAACaacagttgttgtgtttttttaggtGGGCATTATCACCACTAAGAACAAAAGGGCTGAGAAGCTGACTGAGCTGACAGGTGAGGATCACATGGTCTGCTGTTGGTAGACTCCATCCCTCCGtgtaatgcttgtttttttttatcttcagtaaactgtgtatttgtttcttcTTGAGCTCACTTTCCAGAGAttggtgaaaatgtatttactttatcCTTTTCGACATGTTATCATTGTTCACATTTCATAGTCAAAGCATTTGTCTCCATCCTTTCAAACAGCAGTGAGAACCACTCCACACTCTCCAGTGTTAGATAATTTCCTACTTATTTACTTGTCTTATTTGACCGACAGGAAATCCAAAGAAACACATTACAGCTATGAAGAAAGCAGTGGACACTGTATGTGTAGGAGAGCCGTCCCTGTACAACTCTCTCAACCTGGCAATACAGACTCTCAAGTAGGTTCTTAGTATTTATACTTTCTCTTGGGTCCTGTAAAATGAGTGGATGTGACTTAGCTGGTGCCTTTGTATGAAGGCACATGCCTGGACACACGAGCCGCGAGATCCTGATTATCCTCAGTAGTCTCACCACATGTGACCCGGCGAACATCTATGAGCTGATCAAGGTGAAGTCTTGTCACTTTTTGGCCGCACATCTCTTCTCTGCATTTCATGCTCTTAAAATATACCTGTATGATGTCGTTCTTACTCTGGCAGACACTGAAGTCACTGAAGATGCGGGTGTCAGTGATTGGCCTGTCAGCAGAGGTGCGGGTGTGTACGCTGCTGACCCGAGAGACGGGCGGCGCGTACAACGTGATCCTAGATGAGAGTCACTTCAAagagctgctgatgctgcatgTCAAACCTCCACCAGCCAGCTCCTCTTCTGAATGCTCATTAATACGCATGGGTCAGTATGCAGACGCTTTAAGTGCTTTAAAATATGTTCCATTTTTCTCCTGAAAAACcctgaaatataaatatgtagGCTACACAAAGCCAAGTGAATTTATTGTGTAATTCTACTGTAGAAAAACTTTCTACCAATTCATACAAACCACGCAATCACAAACTGGCCTTAAGTGCAGACTAGACAAGAAGCATATTCACCAACAGCTGCAACCATATTCACAGAATTTCTGGCACATATCAATCCCCTGCTAGTAACATTAGTAATGTAGCTTTATTAGGACAGCCATCTAACAAATgagagacttttatttttatctgctttattagtacattttgcagcttcttatgcattttgaatttgctgtTTCATTGCTGCCGAAATCTTAACTATCTTAATTTTAATGTGCAATGTTCCAAATATCGAATCCCACTGGTAGTAGCGTGTTCAACgggcatttaccatttaccatttaaacataGCTCCTTGTCTTAAATGATAAGGCTGCTCATAttctatattttacttttttcaagaAACTTTCTTTTACTCCCCCTGGAGATTGGAttgtttgaaatttgaaatatttcctttaaacAAATCTGCAGTGCTGTAAAATAAGGTTTGCAGCAACACACTTGACATTATTGTTATCATTAGTTCCTATCCAAAATGCCTCCAACACTAGAAATAtgggaaatgtttattttcctttctttaaaatatattcataaaGGTCATTCTTTCTCTTCATCAAAGCAtcaaaaacctaataaaaactaatatgCATAACACTTAATTTTACTCCCTTTTGCTCAGGTTTTCCTCAGCACAGCATTGCCTCTCTGAGCGACCAGGATGCCAAGCCTTCATTCAGTATGGCGTAagtacaaaacatttaaagagtAATCTTAACTTGCACAATAAagatacagacactaaaaccaataCTGAACCATTTATACTCATGTTTGGTCAGTTGTCAGCCTGGTGTGATCATCTGTTAAGAAACATTAGCCAGACATACTACTCCACtaggtgacatgtttcttcattcctaAAACCAAGATCCTGAAAAATATTGCCTAAACCATTGTTCTACTTTGAATGCTGTGCAGGCACAGCACTGTTAGCATTGACTTTGCACTGGATGTTTATTATCTTCTTCTAGTCATCTGGACAGCAGCAATGGTCCAGGTCTGTCTCTGGGAGGATACTTCTGTCCACAGTGTCACGCCAAATACACAGAGCTTCCTGTGGAATGTAAAGTCTGTGGTATGTTTGATTTGAGGCTTCAGTCTGTGTGCCTAGATGTGGTAGCTTAAGATGTGAATAAACTGAAACTTTaagttgtttttgctgctttagttgtaaatggtaaatggccacatATAGCGCTTTTCTTCAAAGCGCTTTTCACATGCACTCACACTGATTGTGGTGGCTGCACAGTGTGTTCAAACCAGTAGAAGTAATatactgtagtgtgtgtgtgttatcccAGGCCTGACTCTTGTGTCAGCCCCACATCTTGCCAGATCCTTCCATCACCTCTTTCCCCTTCAAGCCTTTATAGAGAGTCCTGTTGAGGAGATCCAAGGAAACAGGTGGCtaaaacacactcatacactgttTTGGAGCTTGACACATTATATTGTGCTAACTGTCTGGCTAAACCTGATGTGATTTGGTTTTAGGTTCTGTCAAGCTTGTCAAGGGGAGCTGAAGGACAAAAGTGTGAGTACAGTATGTCTGAATTTGTAAAAGCCTTCCAGGTAGAAAATactttctttcctttaaaaagACACTTCTCCATGATTACACATGAAGTTCAGTTAACTTAGGTACAGGGGGttagattattattaaataatgcaaatgGTTGTATTCATGATGAATGCAacaatttgtaaatcatttgaaaactaTATTTCAGTTTAAACACTACATATGAAGACAACATATGAAATGCTTAAACTAAACcactttgggtttttttgaaaaatatttgctaattGTCAATTTGATGGCAGCCACATGTTTCAAAAGTTTGGTACAGGGGCAATAATCGATTGGAAACATACTGTGGAACATCTCCCAACTAATGAAGTTTATTGGTAACAGGTTTGTATCATGATTGGGTATTGAGATTCCTAGAGAAGCTGAGTCTTTCAGAAGAAAAGGTAAGAATGGGGTGAGGTTCATCAGTctgtgaaaaaaattaatatttaatgctgtaatatttcccaatgtaaaattgcaaagaattgTCTGTGGttcataatataaataaaaatccaccTATTATGGACACATTACCAGTCCACGGCTCAATAgtaagagtccaggtgctgaactgacctACCTGCAGTCAAGGTCTTTCACCCACTGGTGTGTTATAAGgcacaaaatatgacaaaagagGCCCTGAACTATTGAGCTGGTAAAAGCCTATAACAACCAATAATTGGCTGTTACAGTTTGGGAACAGCTTCTCTACTGTTGCTGGAGAACTTTGACgatgcaaaaaatataaaattattttaaaaaattgaaagtaatttatttttagctttgaGAAGGAAAGTCATCACACAAAtagtataattattatttgctGCTCCCTGGGTATATGAATCCAAGCTGTCGTGGTTCACAGTTTTTGCcttacattcatttatttaaaaaatatgtgcgATTTAGATTTAAGTAAGTAAGTCAATAAAGATTATTTATATAGCTCCTTTTACAGAGAAGAACtcacatgaaaacaataaaaaaaaaactgtaagtaatgtattaaatgtaaaagttgtaCTTTTTAATTGCAGTATCTATCCCTCTGTCCACTATTTTCCTTCgtcttcctttctgtctgtgtttgcaggCATTTACCTGTACATCATGTCACAGTGTGTTCTGTGTGGAGTGTGACATCTTCATCCACGATATTCTCCACTGCTGCCCCTGCTGTATCCACATCCAGAGCATGCCCTGAAGTTGCCCCGCTCTCATACAGAGACTGGAACGAACTCATGGGTCATGTATGTGGGGTTTATATTAAACCCTTATAACTTTCCTATATCCATTGTATGATGCACACAAAATGACTTTGAACCATCCAAATGATCCTAGTTGAAAGAAGTTAAAGAGattcaaatgtttacattgcGGGGGCAGTTGTGTTCTTGCTGAAAGTAatgtgtgctgctgttgctttcTGCTGTGAATACTGCATTTGAACCACTTTTACCAGGAATAGTGTTGTAGTGTGTTGTTTATAATTTTGTACTACAGTATTGATTGTGACATGACAATTGTGCCAATAAAACACGTTTTATACCAGTGTGAATATTCGAATCATTTCCAATCGGCTTCCAACTACCCACATTTTCCTCTTCTGTATCCAAACTCCGGCGTTTACTATGTTATACTTGGATGAAGTTAGATGAAGCTGGCTGCTAGTATTTGACCCCTGACagtatagagagagagacaggaaaccAGAGCAGAGAAAGGGGTATTCCACCACTTGACCCTCCCTCCCATAGGTGGCAGTGACGTAACGACCCGACTGTCAAATCCGTAGAAGAAGAAACCGCCATTTCCGGTGTTCCGGTAACACACTGGTGGCGGGAAGTGACAATAACAGTTCATCGTTCATAGTCCTGGCCACTGAACATGTCGCGCTTTTTGAACGGTATTGTGGCGGTGTGTCCTGACCTGGGAATCGGGAAAAATGGTAACCTGCCATGGCATCCTGTTAGACTCAAGTATGTCCCCTTAACAGAAGGTTTGGTGCAGCGTAGCAACAGGACTTTTAAACTTTAGGTTGCTAACGTTTTGCTTAAAAGTAAATATCACACACTGCAATTTATTCTGTTATGCATTGTCATTACTACCAATAGGTCTGTCAGCACCGGTGAACTGATAGTAAAAGTTTATCTTCCTTACAAATCCAAATTTTCATGAAGCTCATGTTTGATAGTTTTGCAAATGAATGTGAGAAGCGTTAAGCTCTGCGCATGCGTAGGTttaaagaggaagaaaaacaaaataaaatcattaattgTTGGGTGCGTTTTTCTGATTAGAcgatttaattttgaaaatggaAACCATTAGGTAATAAGTTTTTGATACCTACAAactttaacaattaaaaaaaaaatactttaaattgaATGAAATAATGCAATGGCTGGATGAGAACAAAGACCCAGCAGTGATCTGTCTATGTATAAACTGGTGTACaattgaattattatttgttcttcttttctagTAACGAATTCAAACACTTCCGAAAGATGACAGTAACTACATCTGTAAAAGGTAATTTTAAgttcaacttgtttttgtttttgttttttttttggctaataAAAATGTGGTAATATCTTTTCAGAGTTGTAgtagcattgtttttttgtgtgtgtttagtgagcTGAATGTCTTTTTACCTCTACACCCTTTTATAAGTCACTGAAAGTAGTGGAACTGTCGAGTACACTATTATTGACACTATTATTATATCTGTTAGCATCCGGGAGCCTTGCACAGATGAACTTATAAATGTGTTAGAGCTGCCTGCACATCAAGGAGAGTTCAAATCTTGCTGTTCTGCAGGGAAGCAGAATGTGGTGATCATGGGCAGGAAGACATGGTTTTCCATCCCAGAGAAGAACAGACCTCTGAACGGCAGAATTAACATCGTTCTCAGCCGAGAGTGCAAGTACGTGTCGCTTGTATTTAATATTACTACACAACAGTGAGCACAGATCAAATGTTTAACTGTATATACACACTGCAGCTTGCACAGGGTGACTCCACAAAGCGctctaaatatttttgaaattgcTCTTTAATCTAGTAACTACAATGGGCAATTGGCAGGATTGGAACTTTTATTGTTGCTAAACTTTTTTTGCATCATGTATTGCTCAATGCTTACAGCTAACGCTACTGCTAATATTCCTCCAGAGCACCCCCTGCAGGAGCACATTACCTTGCTACAGACTTCAGCTCAGCCCTGAGGCTTGTTGACATGGAGCTGGCAGACCAGGCTGACCAAGTCTGGGTTATAGGAGGCAGCTCTCTTTACAAGGTACTGCACGAAGAGAGCAGCCTGGAGAAACACTAGCtatgaaaactttaaaacatttgtggtGATTTGGAGAATTTGATTTATGTCTCATTAGGGTTACTTGTTCTttaaattgtactttttattattttgagtcTTGGTAGAACTGCTGCAAAAACTGTCCAGTAGGCTTGAGTATCTGAATGAGAAATGctccatgtttatttttaaaactacacACGCTTCTCCACCTGAACACCATCATtctctttcttatttttctcttgGTTGCTCTGGGCTACCCAGGAGATGATGGAGACCCCAGGACCCAGGAGACTGTTTGTCACACGAATCCTGAAGCAGTTTGAGTGTGACACATTTTTACCTGAAATCAGCCCAGAAAAATATCACCTACTGCCAGAGTGAGTTCAATACACATTAACATCCTTTTTATTACAGCTAGAGTTTTAATTAGTAGTGTTGTCTTTGCATTGTTCAGATAACATTGTGCTCACCAAGATTGCTGTGATCTTGGACAGCTTTGAAACTGAATCAACAGTTGTAATAAACTAGCATGGTCCCTTAAAGCCCATTCACTAAAACCTCCTAAACTAAATTTGCTCAccagctttaaaaacacatgtaaaaaaatcaCTTCCCTAACTTCACTTCCCTCTATGTTTGTCTGGGTGTAATACAGCTGTTCACTGCTGAAATGAGGAACTTGACATTTTTGAGCAGGGACCAGATGGATAAACAGCTGTGTaggtttataaaaagaaattgtgtgtacacacaaagaCGGAAGTATTTGTTCTATTTGTCAGATTTATGAAGATGCATACATGTACTGCTGGTTGTGTTTTATAAATCTGGATAATTGTGAAAGTGATTCCACAAGCATAATTGCTTCATTGAATGGAAAAAGAAATCATGTGTAGTCAATGTAGAACAGATGGCAACAACAAgcaaagttttatattttgttttatttatttatttattctaataattttatattttttgcattgTCAGAGTTCACCAGCAACAGCAGAGAAGCTGTTCCCACACTGTAACAGCTTTTGAATCATTGACTTATCACACTTTATTATCACACTAAAAAATACCATAGTATTGTCATTGTGATCACACAATTAAACAtctgaatgatttttttaatattattattattattattattattattattattattattattattatgggcATAAATCTATAAATCTCCTGATCATGTCCTTCTCGCTGCATCTATAAAACGCCTGGTCTGAAGGATGCACTGTGTTTATACATACCAGTTGATGTGTGAGAATTGATATCTGCATATGCATTGTTTATACATCTGGTCCCAAAACTGCCTATAAATGTTAATATTCAAGTGTATCTCAGATTAATAAAGAAGTACTGTTTCTTCAAAAGGTTTCCAGGAGTGCCACAGGGGCTGCAGGAAGAGAATGGTATCCAGTATAAGTTTGAAGTCTATGAGACCGTGGAACATTGAAGAGGacaaaagtaaatatattattaaagtTTTACTTAATTGAAATAAAGTCTTATTTCAGATTGCTGCAGTATAGTTATTTGTGGTTGGTCATGCGTGTGGTAGCGGATATGTGGGTGTAGCCACTTCATGTTATTCTCAACATAAAGAGGCTACACCCCAGGTCAGTATCACTAGAATCATAATGAATTACAATGGGTACTTTTTACTCATGCACAAGAAGAATAAAGCCAATTAGATATGAGATGTCTTTAATTAAACTATTAATCAAAGTTCCTGCTACCACCTCCACTGTTGGTTACTTTTGGTTACTATTGGTAACCAACAGTGGAGGTGGTACCACGGACCATTTGTTGTTTGAGGGTATCATTACCAGTGTGAGGAAATACCACGAGTAAGTAttgcattcaaaatgttacttaaaaGTATTAACTCAGGACATATTTAAAGTACCAACATGAAACACCCTTT
This window of the Channa argus isolate prfri chromosome 11, Channa argus male v1.0, whole genome shotgun sequence genome carries:
- the gtf2h2 gene encoding general transcription factor IIH subunit 2 isoform X1, whose product is MDEEPERAKRWEGGYERTWEVLKEDESGSLKATVEELLFQSKRKRVIASHEQVRLGMMRHLYVVIDCSRSMEDQDLKPNRLTCTLKLMEAFVDEYFDQNPISQVGIITTKNKRAEKLTELTGNPKKHITAMKKAVDTVCVGEPSLYNSLNLAIQTLKHMPGHTSREILIILSSLTTCDPANIYELIKTLKSLKMRVSVIGLSAEVRVCTLLTRETGGAYNVILDESHFKELLMLHVKPPPASSSSECSLIRMGFPQHSIASLSDQDAKPSFSMAHLDSSNGPGLSLGGYFCPQCHAKYTELPVECKVCGLTLVSAPHLARSFHHLFPLQAFIESPVEEIQGNRFCQACQGELKDKSAFTCTSCHSVFCVECDIFIHDILHCCPCCIHIQSMP
- the gtf2h2 gene encoding general transcription factor IIH subunit 2 isoform X2, producing the protein MDEEPERAKRWEGGYERTWEVLKEDESGSLKATVEELLFQSKRKRVIASHEQVRLGMMRHLYVVIDCSRSMEDQDLKPNRLTCTLKLMEAFVDEYFDQNPISQVGIITTKNKRAEKLTELTGNPKKHITAMKKAVDTVCVGEPSLYNSLNLAIQTLKHMPGHTSREILIILSSLTTCDPANIYELIKTLKSLKMRVSVIGLSAEVRVCTLLTRETGGAYNVILDESHFKELLMLHVKPPPASSSSECSLIRMGFPQHSIASLSDQDAKPSFSMACQPGVIIC
- the dhfr gene encoding dihydrofolate reductase isoform X1, whose translation is MSRFLNGIVAVCPDLGIGKNGNLPWHPVRLNNEFKHFRKMTVTTSVKGKQNVVIMGRKTWFSIPEKNRPLNGRINIVLSRECKAPPAGAHYLATDFSSALRLVDMELADQADQVWVIGGSSLYKEMMETPGPRRLFVTRILKQFECDTFLPEISPEKYHLLPEFPGVPQGLQEENGIQYKFEVYETVEH
- the dhfr gene encoding dihydrofolate reductase isoform X2, which translates into the protein MTVTTSVKGKQNVVIMGRKTWFSIPEKNRPLNGRINIVLSRECKAPPAGAHYLATDFSSALRLVDMELADQADQVWVIGGSSLYKEMMETPGPRRLFVTRILKQFECDTFLPEISPEKYHLLPEFPGVPQGLQEENGIQYKFEVYETVEH